Proteins from a single region of Pyrus communis chromosome 6, drPyrComm1.1, whole genome shotgun sequence:
- the LOC137738387 gene encoding probable RNA-dependent RNA polymerase 1, translating to MVKTTIQLYGFSSVESPEAVKAFLEEYTGEGTVSDVKVRPPNDGKSRSSAIVEFTHAESAEIIIPLADDRLLWYGDSYLKARKWKVDNFEHSMGRVKLHFGCLVSDEQFSVLWTAPDVQVNFGTEFKNIYFSFSYDSAVYKLEVSTESISQMELHIARDQLGKYLLIQLLGTPRIFKQTSDNDWVREVDFTPSCCIGQSSAVCLELPYGSVLPNLREKFLHYQETEGRFILEIGNPFSCNSDLVPIVGPPEGINLPYKILFKINSLVQHGRVPGQALDVTFYKLVDPSKRRIDYIECALDKLFRLKACCYDPVSWLCEQYRDYKSCTRIPETPAISLDDGMVYVHRVQVTPSKVYFSGPEVNLSNRVLRKYPQDIDNFLRVSFVDEDLGKIRSKDLCLRPRKSNTSAEEERRTRVYERIFSILRNGIVIGDMKFEFLAFSSSQLREHSVWMFASRSELSAQDIRNWMGDFRDIRNVAKYGTRLGQAFSSSRETFNVDRDEIELIPDVKIERSGVKYCFSDGIGKISAEFAERVARKCGRSSTPSAFQIRIGGYKGVVAVDPTLTKNLALRESMCKYQSNNTALDVLKWSKYQPCFLNRQLITLLSTNGVPDHVFQRKQRQALNQLEGVLTDPSRAKEALKTIFQGEVTDVLKEMLSCGYKPDAEPFLSLTLQAFCASKLMELRKKTRIFVSSGRSMMGCLDETGTLEYGHVFVQYSRHVISTGSAHSNTTSSEEKFVVDRNVVVARNPCLHPGDVRVLTAVDVPALHHMVDCVVFPQKGERPHPDECSGGDLDGDFYFVSWDSDLIPPRKARPMNYTPAPSIELDHDVTMEEVAESFTNYIVNDMLGIISNAHAVFADTQPQKAMSAQCIELAKLCSYAVDSPKTGVVVEVPRSLRAKEYPDFMEMVEKPTYESRRVIGKLFRQVKNVELGSHSSSIKSFTVEVARKFYDPDMEVDGFKAYIDDAINYKREYDYKLGNLMDYYGIKTEADILTGNITSVSKFFDKRKDLETINYTVRSLKKEARTWFYANQSDSSTNVDDVSSTKASAWYYVTYHPRYWGCCNKGMERDHFLSFPWCVFDKLIQIKREKTSTRNSFHMSDQRGVMLDKCRSTCSPL from the exons ATGGTTAAGACTACAATTCAGTTGTATGGATTTTCCTCTGTCGAATCACCGGAAGCAGTGAAGGCGTTTCTGGAGGAATACACTGGAGAAGGAACTGTCTCTGACGTGAAGGTTCGTCCCCCAAATGATGGAAAATCAAGATCATCCGCCATAGTTGAGTTCACACATGCAGAATCTGCTGAAATAATAATCCCATTAGCTGATGATCGTCTCTTGTGGTACGGGGACTCTTATCTGAAAGCTAGGAAATGGAAGGTTGATAACTTTGAACACAGCATGGGACGTGTAAAGCTGCACTTCGGATGCCTGGTTTCCGACGAGCAGTTTTCTGTTCTTTGGACAGCACCGGATGTTCAAGTCAACTTTGGGACAGAATTTAAGAATATCTACTTCTCGTTCTCTTATGATTCTGCTGTATACAAGCTCGAGGTCTCCACGGAAAGTATTAGCCAGATGGAGCTCCATATCGCACGCGATCAGCTTGGGAAGTATCTTCTAATCCAG TTACTTGGCACCCCTCGGATTTTTAAGCAAACATCTGACAATGACTGGGTTCGAGAAGTTGACTTCACTCCATCGTGCTGCATTGGCCAATCTTCTGCTGTATGTTTGGAACTTCCATATGGTTCTGTGCTTCCAAATCTACGTGAAAAATTTCTTCATTACCAAGAAACTGAAGGACGCTTCATTTTGGAGATAGGCAATCCTTTCTCCTGTAATTCAGATCTTGTTCCTATTGTCGGTCCACCTGAAGGCATTAACTTGCCGTATAAAATCCTGTTCAAGATCAATTCCTTGGTTCAGCACGGACGTGTTCCAGGGCAAGCACTTGATGTCACTTTTTATAAGCTAGTTGATCCTAGCAAAAGAAGAATTGACTACATAGAGTGTGCCCTGGACAAATTATTTCGCTTGAAAGCATGCTGCTATGACCCTGTGAGTTGGCTCTGTGAGCAGTACAGAGATTACAAGTCGTGCACGCGAATTCCTGAAACACCTGCTATCTCTTTAGATGATGGAATGGTGTATGTGCACAGGGTTCAAGTCACACCATCTAAAGTTTATTTTAGTGGTCCGGAGGTAAATCTTTCAAACCGTGTTCTACGAAAATATCCCCAAGATATTGATAATTTTCTTCGTGTTTCTTTCGTGGATGAGGACTTGGGTAAGATACGTTCGAAAGATTTATGTTTGCGTCCGCGCAAAAGTAACACTTCTGCAGAAGAGGAAAGGAGGACGAGAGTTTATGAAAGGATATTTTCTATTCTAAGAAATGGCATTGTCATTGGTGACATGAAGTTTGAGTTTCTTGCCTTTTCATCAAGTCAGTTACGCGAGCATTCAGTGTGGATGTTTGCGTCAAGAAGTGAGCTCAGCGCACAAGACATCAGAAATTGGATGGGGGACTTTAGAGACATCCGAAATGTGGCGAAGTATGGTACTAGGTTGGGCCAGGCTTTCAGCTCTTCCAGGGAGACTTTTAATGTTGATAGGGATGAAATCGAACTCATTCCTGATGTTAAAATCGAAAGGAGTGGAGTCAAATATTGTTTCTCTGATGGAATTGGGAAGATATCTGCTGAGTTTGCTGAAAGGGTGGCAAGAAAGTGCGGGAGAAGTTCTACTCCATCAGCATTTCAAATTCGTATAGGTGGCTATAAAGGTGTCGTGGCAGTAGATCCAACATTAACAAAGAACTTGGCACTGAGGGAGAGCATGTGCAAGTACCAATCCAACAACACAGCACTTGATGTTCTCAAATGGAGCAAGTACCAGCCTTGTTTCCTCAATCGTCAACTGATCACCCTTCTGTCTACCAATGGAGTCCCGGATCATGTCTTTCAGAGGAAGCAAAGACAGGCTTTGAACCAATTGGAAGGCGTTTTAACTGACCCATCAAGAGCAAAAGAAGCACTCAAAACGATATTTCAAGGGGAGGTCACAGATGTTTTGAAGGAAATGCTTTCGTGTGGTTACAAGCCGGATGCAGAACCATTTCTGTCATTGACGCTACAAGCATTCTGCGCATCCAAGCTCATGGAACTGCGAAAGAAAACAAGGATATTTGTTTCAAGTGGAAGATCAATGATGGGATGTCTGGATGAAACTGGAACGTTGGAATATGGTCACGTATTTGTGCAATACTCTCGCCACGTGATTTCCACTGGCAGTGCTCACAGCAACACTACCTCGAGCGAAGAGAAGTTTGTTGTGGACAGGAATGTTGTAGTTGCTAGAAACCCATGTTTACACCCGGGAGATGTTCGTGTTCTCACAGCTGTGGACGTGCCGGCATTGCACCACATGGTGGATTGTGTAGTTTTCCCGCAAAAAGGAGAGAG ACCACATCCTGATGAATGCTCAGGAGGAGATTTAGATGGAGATTTTTACTTTGTTAGTTGGGACTCAGATCTAATTCCACCTAGGAAAGCTCGACCGATGAATTATACCCCAGCACCAAGTATTGAATTGGATCATGACGTTACAATGGAG GAAGTTGCAGAGTCGTTTacaaactatatagtgaacgaCATGTTGGGGATCATTTCAAATGCACATGCTGTCTTTGCAGACACACAACCACAGAAGGCCATGAGTGCTCAATGTATAGAGCTCGCCAAGCTCTGTTCCTATGCTGTCGACTCTCCTAAAACTGGCGTGGTAGTGGAAGTGCCGCGTAGTCTACGTGCCAAAGAATATCCGGATTTCATGGAAATGGTTGAGAAACCTACGTATGAGTCCAGACGTGTTATTGGGAAGCTTTTCCGACAGGTGAAAAATGTTGAGCTTGGATCACATTCAAGCTCAATTAAATCCTTCACCGTGGAAGTGGCTAGGAAGTTCTATGATCCCGACATGGAGGTAGACGGATTCAAAGCTTACATCGATGATGCCATCAACTACAAAAGGGAGTATGACTACAAGCTGGGAAACTTGATGGATTACTACGGCATCAAAACTGAAGCAGATATACTAACTGGGAACATCACCAGTGTGTCGAAATTTTTCGATAAGAGAAAGGACTTGGAGACAATTAATTACACTGTAAGGTCACTTAAAAAGGAAGCTAGGACCTGGTTTTATGCGAATCAATCAGATTCCAGCACCAATGTCGATGATGTATCCTCAACAAAAGCGTCAGCTTGGTACTATGTTACATATCATCCTCGTTACTGGGGTTGCTGCAACAAGGGAATGGAAAGGGATCATTTCCTCAGCTTTCCGTGGTGTGTTTTCGACAAGCTCATCCAGATCAAGAGGGAGAAAACAAGTACGAGGAATTCTTTTCATATGTCCGACCAAAGAGGCGTCATGCTTGACAAATGCCGAAGCACGTGCTCTCCGCTGTGA
- the LOC137737888 gene encoding CRAL-TRIO domain-containing protein YKL091C-like isoform X2, producing the protein MEKTQEIALTEMKKSVQKLGSSTEFGDPTLMRFLIARSMDPDKAAKMFVLWHKWRDSFVPNGFVSDAEVKDELDDRKIFLQGLSKDGYPVMVIKASKHFPSKDQLQFKKFVVHLLDKTIASSFRGKEIGNEKMIGILDLQQISYKNIDARGLITGFQFLQSYYPERLAKCFILNMPWFFVSVWRMVSRFLEKATQEKVVIVTSEEETKNFIREIGEETLPEEYGGRAKLVPLQDVILAPLED; encoded by the exons atggagaaaacccAAGAAATTGCTCTGACTGAGATGAAGAAATCAGTGCAAAAGCTTGGATCTTCCACTGAG TTTGGAGACCCAACACTCATGAGGTTCTTGATTGCGAGATCAATGGACCCGGACAAAGCAGCGAAGATGTTTGTTCTGTGGCACAAATGGAGGGATTCGTTTGTTCCAAATGGGTTCGTCTCGGACGCCGAAGTGAAGGATGAATTGGACGACAGAAAGATCTTCTTGCAGGGTTTGTCCAAGGACGGGTACCCTGTCATGGTGATTAAAGCAAGCAAGCATTTTCCTTCCAAGGACCAGCTCCAATTCAAGA AATTTGTGGTTCATCTGCTTGACAAAACAATTGCAAG CTCTTTCAGGGGAAAGGaaattggaaatgaaaagaTGATCGGCATTCTTGATTTGCAAcaaatttcatacaaaaatattGATGCACGTGGGTTAATCACTGGATTTCAATTTCTACAG TCTTACTACCCCGAGCGATTAGCAAAGTGCTTCATCTTAAACATGCCATGGTTTTTTGTAAGTGTCTGGAGGATGGTTTCTCGCTTCCTCGAGAAGGCAACACAAGAAAAG GTTGTGATTGTGACCAGTgaggaagaaacaaaaaacttcaTCCGGGAAATCGGTGAAGAAACCTTGCCAGAAGAATATGGAGGACGAGCAAAGCTTGTACCTCTCCAAGATGTTATACTGGCACCATTGGAGGATTGA
- the LOC137736999 gene encoding two-component response regulator ORR21-like isoform X2: protein MAALQRVAQSSVSTTASSYGSCKAGDGVLSAGIEMAVPDQFPVGLRVLVVDDDTTCLRILELMLLRCLYQVTTCSEATVALNLLRERKDCFDVVLSDVHMPDMDGFKLLEHVGLEMDLPVIMMSADGRTSVVMRGIRHGACDFLIKPISEAELKNIWQHVIRKKWNGSKELEHSGSLEDNDYHKRGNNDFEYTSSVNEGTEVSLKGHKKRINAKEDDDVDTENDDLSTSKKPRVVWSVELHQQFVTAVNQLGLDKAVPKRILELMNVPGLTRENVASHLQKFRLYLKRLSGVAQQQSGIANPFCGPMDSNGKLGSLSRFDFQALAASGQIPPQTLAALQAELLGQPAGNLVPAMDQPALLQASLQAPKRPPVEHGVPFMQPFAKSQSNVSKHFPQSVISAEDASVGFGQWRSNSCSAVAPSNDHGGLSTQNSNLLMGIVQQEQRQHKRTQQQPVLTEPSRTFNVQPSCLVVPSQSSTGFQAGNSPASVNQSSSFNRSTVIDYSLLSDQSNNSLNVGHIPTGNLKTSGTLGGYSGPGSICATSCLVNAVNSTSYQNSTATLSDSRELAGSLHNTANSQGFYVDKSGEMLDQGPLRNLGFVGKETCIPSRFAVDDFKSQMSNLNPGRIHVESSGTLVKQEPSEDYVYNAKLGFHFQVS, encoded by the exons ATGGCTGCTTTGCAGAGAGTGGCGCAGTCAAGCGTGAGCACTACTGCGAGTAGTTACGGTTCGTGTAAAGCCGGTGATGGTGTTTTGTCTGCCGGCATTGAAATGGCAGTCCCCGATCAGTTTCCGGTGGGCTTGAGGGTTCTAGTGGTGGACGATGACACCACGTGCTTGAGGATTCTTGAGCTGATGCTCCTCCGGTGTCTGTACCAGG TTACCACTTGTTCCGAGGCTACTGTTGCTTTGAATCTTCTACGAGAGAGGAAAGACTGTTTTGATGTCGTACTGAGTGATGTCCATATGCCTGATATGGATGGATTTAAACTCCTGGAACACGTTGGGCTGGAAATGGACCTTCCTGTTATCA TGATGTCTGCTGATGGGAGAACAAGTGTTGTTATGAGAGGAATTAGACATGGGGCCTGTGATTTTTTAATTAAGCCTATAAGTGAGGCAGAACTCAAGAATATTTGGCAGCATGTTattaggaaaaaatggaatggGAGTAAAGAACTTGAACATTCTGGGAGCTTGGAAGATAATGATTATCATAAACGAGGAAACAATGATTTTGAATACACATCTTCTGTTAACGAAGGAACAGAAGTTTCATTGAAAGGTCATAAGAAGAGGATCAACGctaaagaagatgatgatgttGATACAGAAAACGATGATTTGTCTACATCGAAGAAACCTCGTGTAGTATGGTCAGTTGAACTCCATCAGCAATTTGTCACTGCTGTGAACCAGCTTGGCCTTGATA AGGCTGTACCAAAGAGAATTCTTgaattgatgaatgtacccgGTTTAACTCGAGAAAATGTTGCTAGCCATTTGCAG AAATTCAGGTTATATTTGAAGAGATTAAGTGGAGTAGCTCAACAACAAAGTGGGATTGCAAATCCTTTTTGTGGGCCCATGGACTCAAATGGGAAGTTGGGTTCGCTTAGTAGATTTGACTTCCAAGCTTTGGCTGCCTCTGGACAAATTCCTCCGCAAACACTAGCCGCCCTGCAAGCTGAGCTTTTAGGTCAACCTGCAGGGAACCTTGTGCCAGCAATGGATCAGCCTGCACTTCTACAGGCATCCCTACAAGCACCCAAGCGCCCCCCTGTTGAACATGGTGTGCCATTCATGCAGCCTTTTGCAAAAAGCCAATCAAACGTTTCCAAACATTTTCCACAATCCGTCATTTCTGCTGAGGATGCTTCTGTGGGATTTGGACAATGGAGGTCTAATAGTTGTAGTGCAGTGGCACCCAGCAATGATCATGGAGGGTTGAGTACTCAGAATAGTAACTTGTTGATGGGCATTGTGCAGCAGGAGCAAAGACAACATAAAAGAACGCAGCAGCAGCCTGTGCTAACCGAACCTAGCCGTACGTTTAATGTGCAGCCATCTTGCCTTGTGGTCCCCTCTCAATCATCAACTGGTTTCCAGGCTGGAAATAGTCCTGCTTCTGTTAATCAGAGTAGTAGCTTTAACAGGTCAACTGTTATTGATTACAGTCTGCTTTCAGATCAATCTAATAATTCCTTGAATGTTGGACATATACCGACTGGAAATCTTAAAACTAGTGGCACTCTTGGTGGGTACTCTGGCCCTGGTTCTATTTGTGCCACGTCTTGCTTAGTTAATGCTGTCAATAGCACCAGTTACCAGAACTCAACTGCGACATTGAGTGATTCCAGAGAGTTGGCGGGGTCTTTGCATAATACGGCAAACAGCCAGGGTTTTTATGTTGATAAGTCAGGGGAAATGCTTGATCAGGGACCCCTTAGGAATCTCGGATTTGTTGGTAAAGAGACTTGCATTCCAAGTCGATTTGCAGTGGATGATTTTAAATCGCAAATGAGCAACTTGAACCCTGGAAGGATCCATGTGGAGAGCAGTGGTACCCTAGTCAAGCAGGAGCCAAGTGAGGATTATGTGTATAATGCAAAACTAG GCTTTCATTTTCAAGTCTCTTGA
- the LOC137736999 gene encoding two-component response regulator ORR21-like isoform X1, with amino-acid sequence MAALQRVAQSSVSTTASSYGSCKAGDGVLSAGIEMAVPDQFPVGLRVLVVDDDTTCLRILELMLLRCLYQVTTCSEATVALNLLRERKDCFDVVLSDVHMPDMDGFKLLEHVGLEMDLPVIMMSADGRTSVVMRGIRHGACDFLIKPISEAELKNIWQHVIRKKWNGSKELEHSGSLEDNDYHKRGNNDFEYTSSVNEGTEVSLKGHKKRINAKEDDDVDTENDDLSTSKKPRVVWSVELHQQFVTAVNQLGLDKAVPKRILELMNVPGLTRENVASHLQKFRLYLKRLSGVAQQQSGIANPFCGPMDSNGKLGSLSRFDFQALAASGQIPPQTLAALQAELLGQPAGNLVPAMDQPALLQASLQAPKRPPVEHGVPFMQPFAKSQSNVSKHFPQSVISAEDASVGFGQWRSNSCSAVAPSNDHGGLSTQNSNLLMGIVQQEQRQHKRTQQQPVLTEPSRTFNVQPSCLVVPSQSSTGFQAGNSPASVNQSSSFNRSTVIDYSLLSDQSNNSLNVGHIPTGNLKTSGTLGGYSGPGSICATSCLVNAVNSTSYQNSTATLSDSRELAGSLHNTANSQGFYVDKSGEMLDQGPLRNLGFVGKETCIPSRFAVDDFKSQMSNLNPGRIHVESSGTLVKQEPSEDYVYNAKLGIPILHQYSSSDFMSPFAD; translated from the exons ATGGCTGCTTTGCAGAGAGTGGCGCAGTCAAGCGTGAGCACTACTGCGAGTAGTTACGGTTCGTGTAAAGCCGGTGATGGTGTTTTGTCTGCCGGCATTGAAATGGCAGTCCCCGATCAGTTTCCGGTGGGCTTGAGGGTTCTAGTGGTGGACGATGACACCACGTGCTTGAGGATTCTTGAGCTGATGCTCCTCCGGTGTCTGTACCAGG TTACCACTTGTTCCGAGGCTACTGTTGCTTTGAATCTTCTACGAGAGAGGAAAGACTGTTTTGATGTCGTACTGAGTGATGTCCATATGCCTGATATGGATGGATTTAAACTCCTGGAACACGTTGGGCTGGAAATGGACCTTCCTGTTATCA TGATGTCTGCTGATGGGAGAACAAGTGTTGTTATGAGAGGAATTAGACATGGGGCCTGTGATTTTTTAATTAAGCCTATAAGTGAGGCAGAACTCAAGAATATTTGGCAGCATGTTattaggaaaaaatggaatggGAGTAAAGAACTTGAACATTCTGGGAGCTTGGAAGATAATGATTATCATAAACGAGGAAACAATGATTTTGAATACACATCTTCTGTTAACGAAGGAACAGAAGTTTCATTGAAAGGTCATAAGAAGAGGATCAACGctaaagaagatgatgatgttGATACAGAAAACGATGATTTGTCTACATCGAAGAAACCTCGTGTAGTATGGTCAGTTGAACTCCATCAGCAATTTGTCACTGCTGTGAACCAGCTTGGCCTTGATA AGGCTGTACCAAAGAGAATTCTTgaattgatgaatgtacccgGTTTAACTCGAGAAAATGTTGCTAGCCATTTGCAG AAATTCAGGTTATATTTGAAGAGATTAAGTGGAGTAGCTCAACAACAAAGTGGGATTGCAAATCCTTTTTGTGGGCCCATGGACTCAAATGGGAAGTTGGGTTCGCTTAGTAGATTTGACTTCCAAGCTTTGGCTGCCTCTGGACAAATTCCTCCGCAAACACTAGCCGCCCTGCAAGCTGAGCTTTTAGGTCAACCTGCAGGGAACCTTGTGCCAGCAATGGATCAGCCTGCACTTCTACAGGCATCCCTACAAGCACCCAAGCGCCCCCCTGTTGAACATGGTGTGCCATTCATGCAGCCTTTTGCAAAAAGCCAATCAAACGTTTCCAAACATTTTCCACAATCCGTCATTTCTGCTGAGGATGCTTCTGTGGGATTTGGACAATGGAGGTCTAATAGTTGTAGTGCAGTGGCACCCAGCAATGATCATGGAGGGTTGAGTACTCAGAATAGTAACTTGTTGATGGGCATTGTGCAGCAGGAGCAAAGACAACATAAAAGAACGCAGCAGCAGCCTGTGCTAACCGAACCTAGCCGTACGTTTAATGTGCAGCCATCTTGCCTTGTGGTCCCCTCTCAATCATCAACTGGTTTCCAGGCTGGAAATAGTCCTGCTTCTGTTAATCAGAGTAGTAGCTTTAACAGGTCAACTGTTATTGATTACAGTCTGCTTTCAGATCAATCTAATAATTCCTTGAATGTTGGACATATACCGACTGGAAATCTTAAAACTAGTGGCACTCTTGGTGGGTACTCTGGCCCTGGTTCTATTTGTGCCACGTCTTGCTTAGTTAATGCTGTCAATAGCACCAGTTACCAGAACTCAACTGCGACATTGAGTGATTCCAGAGAGTTGGCGGGGTCTTTGCATAATACGGCAAACAGCCAGGGTTTTTATGTTGATAAGTCAGGGGAAATGCTTGATCAGGGACCCCTTAGGAATCTCGGATTTGTTGGTAAAGAGACTTGCATTCCAAGTCGATTTGCAGTGGATGATTTTAAATCGCAAATGAGCAACTTGAACCCTGGAAGGATCCATGTGGAGAGCAGTGGTACCCTAGTCAAGCAGGAGCCAAGTGAGGATTATGTGTATAATGCAAAACTAGGTATCCCAATATTACACCAATATTCTTCAAGTGATTTCATGAGTCCTTTCGCTGATTAG
- the LOC137737888 gene encoding sec14 cytosolic factor-like isoform X1 — protein MEKTQEIALTEMKKSVQKLGSSTEKFGDPTLMRFLIARSMDPDKAAKMFVLWHKWRDSFVPNGFVSDAEVKDELDDRKIFLQGLSKDGYPVMVIKASKHFPSKDQLQFKKFVVHLLDKTIASSFRGKEIGNEKMIGILDLQQISYKNIDARGLITGFQFLQSYYPERLAKCFILNMPWFFVSVWRMVSRFLEKATQEKVVIVTSEEETKNFIREIGEETLPEEYGGRAKLVPLQDVILAPLED, from the exons atggagaaaacccAAGAAATTGCTCTGACTGAGATGAAGAAATCAGTGCAAAAGCTTGGATCTTCCACTGAG AAGTTTGGAGACCCAACACTCATGAGGTTCTTGATTGCGAGATCAATGGACCCGGACAAAGCAGCGAAGATGTTTGTTCTGTGGCACAAATGGAGGGATTCGTTTGTTCCAAATGGGTTCGTCTCGGACGCCGAAGTGAAGGATGAATTGGACGACAGAAAGATCTTCTTGCAGGGTTTGTCCAAGGACGGGTACCCTGTCATGGTGATTAAAGCAAGCAAGCATTTTCCTTCCAAGGACCAGCTCCAATTCAAGA AATTTGTGGTTCATCTGCTTGACAAAACAATTGCAAG CTCTTTCAGGGGAAAGGaaattggaaatgaaaagaTGATCGGCATTCTTGATTTGCAAcaaatttcatacaaaaatattGATGCACGTGGGTTAATCACTGGATTTCAATTTCTACAG TCTTACTACCCCGAGCGATTAGCAAAGTGCTTCATCTTAAACATGCCATGGTTTTTTGTAAGTGTCTGGAGGATGGTTTCTCGCTTCCTCGAGAAGGCAACACAAGAAAAG GTTGTGATTGTGACCAGTgaggaagaaacaaaaaacttcaTCCGGGAAATCGGTGAAGAAACCTTGCCAGAAGAATATGGAGGACGAGCAAAGCTTGTACCTCTCCAAGATGTTATACTGGCACCATTGGAGGATTGA
- the LOC137737096 gene encoding uncharacterized protein, with the protein MSTFTHQHNGLLLKKALSGRSRVPVSRFRPGPFTVRMSLQETGPSLAVVGVTGAVGQEFLSVLQDRDFPFRSIKMLASKRSAGQNLNFLGQDYVVEELTHDSFDGVDIALFSAGGSISKEFGPVAVERGTIVVDNSSAFRMQNGVPLVVPEVNPEAMEGIKIGKGKGALIANPNCSTIICLMAVTPLHRHSKVKRMVVSTYQAASGAGAAAMRELELQTKEVLEGKPPTTKIFSRQYAFNLFSHNSAVLSNGYNEEEMKLVKETRKIWSDNDVKVTATCIRVPVMRAHAESINLQFENQLDEDTAREILKKAPGVVVIDDRSANNFPTPLEVSNKDDVAVGRIRRDVSQEGNYGLDIFVCGDQIRKGAALNAVQIAEMLI; encoded by the exons ATGTCCACTTTCACCCACCAACACAATGGCCTCCTCCTCAAGAAGGCCCTTTCCGGCCGGTCTCGGGTCCCCGTGTCCAGGTTCCGACCCGGTCCATTCACAGTCCGAATGTCTCTCCAAGAGACCGGTCCATCACTCGCCGTGGTCGGCGTCACCGGCGCAGTCGGTCAGGAGTTCCTCTCCGTCCTCCAAGACCGCGACTTTCCTTTCCGTTCAATAAAGATGCTCGCCTCCAAGCGCTCCGCGGGTCAGAACTTGAACTTCCTCGGCCAAGACTACGTCGTTGAGGAGCTCACCCACGACAGCTTTGACGGCGTCGATATCGCCCTCTTCAGCGCCGGCGGGTCAATCAGCAAGGAGTTCGGTCCCGTAGCCGTCGAGCGCGGCACCATTGTTGTTGATAACAGCTCTGCTTTCCGGATGCAAAATGGCGTGCCGCTTGTGGTCCCTGAAGTCAATCCGGAGGCTATGGAGGGAATCAAGATTGGGAAGGGAAAGGGGGCGCTTATTGCTAACCCAAATTGCTCCACCATTATTTGTTTAATGGCTGTCACCCCTCTCCATCGCCATTCTAAG GTAAAACGAATGGTGGTTAGCACCTATCAGGCTGCTAGTGGAGCTGGTGCTGCTGCCATGAGAGAGCTTGAGCTGCAAACTAAGGAG GTCCTGGAAGGGAAGCCACCAACCACTAAGATATTTTCGCGACAG TATGCGTTTAATTTGTTTTCGCACAACTCGGCAGTTCTTTCGAATGGATATAATGAAGAGGAAATGAAACTAGTCAAGGAGACACGAAAAATATGG AGTGACAATGATGTCAAGGTAACTGCCACATGTATACGAGTTCCTGTCATGCGTGCGCATGCTGAGAGTATAAATCTTCAGTTTGAGAACCAACTTGACGAG GACACAGCAAGGGAAATTCTGAAGAAAGCGCCTGGGGTGGTGGTTATTGATGACCGGTCAGCGAATAACTTCCCTACACCATTGGAGGTGTCAAACAAAGACGATGTTGCAGTAGGCAGAATCCGTCGTGATGTGTCCCAAGAGGGGAACTATGG GTTGGATATCTTTGTCTGCGGTGATCAAATACGCAAGGGAGCTGCACTTAATGCTGTTCAGATTGCCGAGATGTTGATATAG